A genomic stretch from Myxocyprinus asiaticus isolate MX2 ecotype Aquarium Trade chromosome 24, UBuf_Myxa_2, whole genome shotgun sequence includes:
- the LOC127414585 gene encoding transmembrane emp24 domain-containing protein 7-like, with protein MMMMMMMMLSWFVLLMFGCVRASELTFELPDNAKQCFYEDIIIGTKCTLEFQVVTGGHYDVDCRLEDPDGTVLYKEMKKQYDSFTFTAARNGTYKFCFSNEFSTFTHKTVYFDFQVGDDPPLFPNENRVTALTQMESACVSIHEALKSVIDYQTHFRLREAQGRSRAEDLNTRVAFWSIGEAFILLVVSISQVVLLRSFFSDKKTTTTRVGS; from the exons atgatgatgatgatgatgatgatgttgtcCTGGTTTGTGCTGCTGATGTTTGGGTGTGTTCGTGCTTCTGAACTCACATTCGAGCTGCCGGATAACGCCAAACAGTGTTTCTATGAGGACATTATTATCGGCACTAAATGCACTCTTGAGTTCCAG GTGGTGACTGGGGGTCATTATGATGTTGACTGTCGTCTGGAGGATCCTGATGGAACAGTTCTGTATAAAGAGATGAAGAAACAGTACGACAGCTTTACATTCACTGCAGCGAGAAACGGCACTTATAAGTTCTGCTTCAGCAATGAATTCTCCACCTTTACACACAAGACGGTGTATTTTGACTTTCAAGTCGGTGACGATCCTCCACTTTTCCCCAATGAGAACAGAGTTACTGCTTTAACACAG ATGGAATCTGCATGTGTCTCCATTCATGAGGCCTTAAAATCCGTCATCGACTATCAGACGCATTTCCGTCTGCGAGAAGCTCAAGGTCGCAGTCGAGCAGAAGATCTGAACACTAGAGTGGCATTCTGGTCCATCGGTGAAGCCTTCATCCTGTTAGTGGTCAGTATCAGTCAGGTGGTTCTTCTGAGGAGCTTCTTCTCAGACAAGAAAACCACCACGACTCGTGTTGGATCGTAA